One Microbacterium sp. zg-B96 genomic region harbors:
- a CDS encoding FAD-dependent monooxygenase: MRIAVIGAGIGGLVAAAGLQSDGHEVTVFEQRQKPSPDGAGLTLFSNAFEALDLLGLGDVVRSISSGAIASMRSGQRHPSGSWLITVPQSAVASMRSVHRVELHRALTGQLQAGTLRTGSAALVASDGSPHVTVNARTEHFDLVVVADGIRSRNRVSLGLDAGLHYAGYTAWRGVTSRPVDIHGEAGESWGRGQLFGIVPLPDDHVYWFGTLTTAAGTVFRDEYKAVQRQFDQWHDPIQECITATQPDAVMRHDIYDLAKPLPSFVRGRAVLLGDAAHAMTPNLGQGAGQGIEDAATLALLLRNAGINELDSMLARYSDLRRKRTSTIQQRSRMAGRVAQAANPLAVGLRNAALRLTPGKVMGALSQRIHAWPKTKGA; this comes from the coding sequence ATGCGTATCGCTGTAATCGGCGCAGGGATCGGCGGACTCGTGGCTGCTGCCGGGCTGCAATCTGACGGCCATGAGGTGACGGTCTTTGAGCAGAGGCAAAAGCCAAGCCCTGACGGTGCTGGACTGACTCTCTTCAGCAACGCATTCGAGGCGCTGGACTTGCTGGGCCTTGGCGATGTGGTCAGAAGCATTTCGAGTGGAGCAATCGCCTCGATGCGGTCCGGCCAGCGACACCCCTCGGGGTCGTGGCTCATCACCGTGCCTCAAAGCGCGGTCGCTTCGATGCGCAGCGTCCACCGTGTCGAACTGCACCGAGCACTCACCGGACAATTGCAAGCCGGAACCCTGCGCACGGGGAGCGCCGCACTTGTCGCGTCTGACGGCTCCCCGCATGTCACGGTAAACGCCCGGACAGAGCACTTTGACCTCGTAGTCGTCGCCGATGGTATCCGCAGCCGGAACCGCGTCTCGCTCGGCTTGGACGCCGGACTCCACTATGCGGGATACACCGCCTGGCGCGGAGTCACCAGCCGCCCTGTCGATATTCACGGAGAGGCCGGCGAGAGCTGGGGGCGCGGACAGCTTTTCGGGATCGTGCCTCTTCCAGATGATCATGTCTATTGGTTCGGAACGTTGACCACAGCAGCAGGCACGGTGTTTCGCGACGAGTACAAGGCAGTTCAACGTCAGTTCGACCAGTGGCATGATCCGATCCAAGAGTGCATCACCGCGACCCAGCCGGATGCGGTGATGCGACACGACATCTACGACCTTGCGAAGCCGCTCCCCTCGTTCGTGCGCGGACGTGCGGTTCTGCTAGGCGACGCAGCCCATGCAATGACTCCCAATCTCGGACAAGGCGCAGGGCAAGGCATCGAAGACGCCGCTACTTTGGCACTCTTGCTTCGCAATGCGGGCATCAACGAACTCGACTCGATGCTCGCGCGCTACTCCGACCTCCGCCGGAAACGAACCAGCACGATCCAGCAACGCTCGCGCATGGCAGGCCGAGTCGCGCAAGCTGCAAACCCTCTAGCGGTGGGACTGCGTAACGCTGCTCTGAGACTCACGCCGGGCAAGGTCATGGGTGCGCTAAGTCAACGCATCCACGCATGGCCGAAAACCAAGGGAGCTTGA
- a CDS encoding transposase has product MPAAHPPEFRRRALDLVAQGNPVGQTARDLGISESCLRNWMNLDAVDSGRKPGLTTDEHQELVELRRRLRVLEMENEILKRASAYFARENVLPK; this is encoded by the coding sequence ATGCCTGCTGCCCACCCGCCGGAGTTCCGGCGTCGAGCCCTGGATCTGGTCGCCCAGGGTAACCCGGTCGGCCAGACCGCCCGTGATCTCGGGATCAGCGAATCCTGTCTTCGGAACTGGATGAACCTGGACGCGGTCGACTCCGGCCGCAAGCCCGGCCTGACCACCGATGAGCATCAGGAGCTCGTCGAGTTGCGTCGTCGGTTGCGGGTTCTGGAGATGGAGAACGAGATCCTCAAGCGCGCGTCGGCGTACTTCGCCCGGGAGAATGTGCTCCCAAAATAG
- a CDS encoding helix-turn-helix domain-containing protein produces the protein MGRRGCSLSCGSGSTVYSMAQRGDLPHIRLGSRYRFRVSEVIDAMRPERPVADTSRPVPRRRAQRLADYERGLENMRAATAYIDRIDPHGRMTQDESVEALRRGGFLG, from the coding sequence ATGGGGCGCCGTGGGTGCTCGCTGAGTTGCGGCTCGGGCTCGACCGTGTACTCCATGGCGCAGAGGGGAGACCTGCCCCACATCCGACTCGGAAGCCGCTATCGCTTCCGCGTCTCAGAGGTGATCGACGCGATGCGGCCAGAGCGCCCAGTAGCGGACACAAGCAGACCGGTCCCTCGCCGACGCGCGCAGCGCTTAGCCGATTATGAACGCGGACTGGAGAATATGCGTGCCGCGACCGCGTACATCGACCGCATCGACCCCCACGGGCGCATGACCCAGGACGAAAGCGTCGAAGCCCTACGGAGAGGCGGGTTCTTAGGGTAG
- a CDS encoding DsbA family protein: MSSDDPSTAPAKRDAREAVREKAQQVHAKQTRMRLIRRSVLAVAALAVMGIIAGSLVWIVSSNASQPQMSPANEVDNGFAISSVSGLDDAGPLEATEATDETTDPAPAEVAPEAVPTPASESAVDIRVYVDYLSEGSRTFQMTNMEQLATWVNDGSATLTYYPVAMLSAKSNGTKYSLRAASAAACVATHSQEAFFSYTNELLIKQPEVDADGMSDKELADLAQASGVQDPKTVRACIEEGRFAAWARDATDGALAGIPHTDNLALTGTPTVLVNGEPYVGALDDPAEFAQFVMTLASDAYYQESATPTPTPTATP, encoded by the coding sequence ATGTCCAGCGACGATCCCTCGACCGCACCCGCCAAGCGCGACGCCCGCGAAGCCGTGCGCGAGAAGGCCCAGCAGGTGCACGCGAAGCAGACGCGAATGCGCCTCATCCGCCGCTCGGTGCTGGCTGTGGCCGCGCTCGCTGTCATGGGGATCATCGCCGGATCGCTGGTCTGGATCGTCTCCAGCAACGCGTCGCAGCCGCAGATGTCGCCCGCGAACGAGGTGGACAACGGCTTCGCGATCTCGTCGGTCTCCGGCCTCGACGACGCCGGGCCGCTCGAAGCCACCGAGGCGACCGACGAAACCACCGACCCGGCGCCGGCGGAGGTCGCCCCCGAGGCTGTGCCGACGCCCGCGAGCGAGTCGGCCGTAGACATCCGCGTGTACGTCGACTACCTGTCGGAGGGGTCGCGCACGTTCCAGATGACCAACATGGAGCAGCTGGCGACGTGGGTCAACGACGGCTCGGCGACGCTCACGTACTACCCGGTCGCGATGCTCAGCGCCAAGTCCAACGGCACCAAGTACTCGCTCCGGGCCGCCAGCGCCGCTGCGTGCGTGGCCACCCACTCGCAGGAGGCGTTCTTCTCGTACACCAACGAGCTGCTCATCAAGCAGCCCGAGGTGGATGCGGACGGGATGTCCGACAAGGAGCTCGCCGACCTCGCCCAGGCATCCGGTGTGCAGGATCCCAAGACGGTGCGCGCCTGCATCGAAGAGGGACGCTTCGCCGCCTGGGCGCGTGACGCCACCGACGGCGCTCTCGCGGGCATTCCCCACACCGACAATTTGGCGCTGACCGGCACGCCGACCGTGCTCGTCAACGGCGAGCCGTATGTCGGCGCGCTGGACGACCCGGCCGAGTTCGCGCAGTTCGTGATGACGCTCGCCAGCGACGCGTACTACCAGGAATCGGCAACCCCGACCCCCACGCCCACCGCCACGCCGTAA
- the ugpC gene encoding sn-glycerol-3-phosphate ABC transporter ATP-binding protein UgpC — MATVTFDNATRLYPGGTRPAVDKLNLEVADGEFLVLVGPSGCGKSTSLRMLAGLEEVNSGRILIGDRDVTDVPPKDRDIAMVFQNYALYPHMTVAENMGFALKIAGVGKEERAARVLEAAKLLDLEEYLTRKPKALSGGQRQRVAMGRAIVRQPQVFLMDEPLSNLDAKLRVQTRTQIASLQRRLGVTTVYVTHDQTEALTMGDRIAVLKDGLLQQVGTPRDLYEKPNNVFVAGFIGSPAMNLFAADLAEGGVRFGDEVVPLDRDTVGRANGSQVTVGVRPEDIVVGPADGRGLSVMVDLVEELGADGYLYGHTEINGKRTDLVARVDGRNHPNAGETVTLAATAGHVHAFDIESGERLNDKPVVSA, encoded by the coding sequence ATGGCGACTGTCACTTTCGACAACGCAACCCGCTTGTACCCCGGAGGCACGCGCCCCGCAGTGGACAAGCTGAACCTCGAAGTCGCCGATGGCGAATTCCTCGTGCTGGTGGGTCCCTCCGGCTGTGGCAAGTCCACGTCGCTGCGCATGCTGGCCGGCCTCGAAGAGGTCAACTCGGGCCGCATCCTCATCGGTGACCGCGACGTGACCGACGTCCCGCCGAAGGATCGCGACATCGCGATGGTCTTCCAGAACTACGCGCTGTACCCGCACATGACGGTCGCCGAGAACATGGGCTTCGCCCTGAAGATCGCCGGCGTCGGCAAGGAAGAGCGCGCCGCCCGCGTGCTCGAGGCCGCCAAGCTGCTCGACCTCGAGGAGTACCTGACCCGCAAGCCGAAGGCACTCTCGGGTGGTCAGCGTCAGCGCGTCGCCATGGGCCGCGCCATCGTGCGTCAGCCCCAGGTGTTCCTCATGGACGAGCCGCTGTCGAACCTCGACGCCAAGCTCCGCGTGCAGACCCGCACCCAGATCGCGTCGCTCCAGCGCCGCCTGGGCGTCACCACCGTCTACGTGACCCACGACCAGACCGAGGCCCTCACCATGGGTGACCGCATCGCGGTGCTCAAGGACGGTCTCCTGCAGCAGGTCGGCACCCCGCGCGACCTGTACGAGAAGCCGAACAACGTGTTCGTCGCCGGCTTCATCGGCTCGCCCGCGATGAACCTGTTCGCCGCCGACCTCGCCGAGGGTGGCGTGCGCTTCGGTGACGAGGTCGTGCCGCTCGACCGCGACACCGTCGGCCGCGCCAACGGCAGCCAGGTCACCGTGGGTGTCCGCCCCGAGGACATCGTCGTCGGCCCCGCCGACGGCCGTGGCCTCTCAGTCATGGTGGACCTCGTCGAGGAGCTCGGCGCCGACGGTTACCTGTACGGCCACACCGAGATCAACGGCAAGCGCACCGACCTCGTCGCACGCGTCGACGGCCGCAACCACCCCAACGCGGGTGAGACGGTCACCCTCGCGGCCACGGCCGGTCACGTGCACGCGTTCGACATCGAGTCGGGCGAGCGCCTCAACGACAAGCCGGTCGTCTCGGCCTGA
- a CDS encoding DUF4032 domain-containing protein — MPSALSITASSVDPGLLTLPWSTPLADWPSQHIVFLPKGLSRHLVRFANLSNRVVAIKETTVEMARREYEMLGNLARLDVPCVSRVAVIDGRTDDNGEPLAAALVTAHLKFSLPYRALFTQVLRPDTASRLVDALALLLVRLHNVGFFWGDVSLSNTLFRRDAGAFAAYLVDAETGELHESGLTRGQREHDLDVARTNIAGEIMDLEAGGRLEGGVDAVAIADGIVSSYHSLWAALTDRETFAANESWRITERVNRLNDLGFDIGEMSIQSTADGTRVSIQPKVVDAGHHQRRLLRLTGLDVEENQARRLLNDLDEFAARVSRLGSDEDMVAHEWLTRVFEPVVKAIPWDLRAKLEPAEVFHQVLEHRWYMSQGRGRSVPLAETLTSYIENVLRHRRDEATVVGPETETLSVLMSTSAIPVTDDEEESVDWRDLV; from the coding sequence TTGCCCTCAGCCCTCAGCATCACCGCGAGCTCGGTCGACCCAGGCCTGCTGACCCTGCCGTGGTCCACGCCGCTGGCCGACTGGCCTTCCCAGCACATCGTCTTCCTTCCCAAGGGCCTCTCCCGGCACCTGGTGCGCTTCGCGAACCTGTCCAACCGGGTCGTCGCGATCAAGGAGACCACGGTCGAGATGGCGCGCCGCGAGTACGAGATGCTCGGCAACCTCGCCCGGCTCGACGTGCCGTGCGTCTCCCGCGTCGCCGTCATCGACGGGCGCACCGATGACAACGGGGAACCGCTCGCCGCTGCCCTCGTCACGGCGCACCTGAAGTTCTCCCTCCCCTACCGCGCCCTGTTCACGCAGGTGCTGCGCCCCGACACGGCGTCCCGACTGGTCGACGCCCTCGCGCTGCTGCTGGTGCGCCTGCACAACGTCGGGTTCTTCTGGGGTGACGTGTCACTGTCGAACACGCTGTTCCGCCGGGATGCCGGCGCGTTCGCGGCCTACCTCGTCGACGCCGAGACGGGTGAGCTGCACGAATCCGGCCTCACCCGCGGTCAGCGCGAGCACGACCTCGACGTGGCGCGCACCAACATCGCCGGCGAGATCATGGATCTTGAGGCCGGTGGACGCCTGGAGGGCGGAGTGGATGCCGTGGCGATCGCCGACGGCATCGTCTCGTCCTACCACTCCCTGTGGGCTGCACTGACGGACCGCGAGACGTTCGCCGCGAACGAGTCGTGGCGCATCACCGAACGGGTGAACCGGCTCAACGATCTCGGCTTCGACATCGGCGAGATGTCGATCCAGTCCACCGCCGACGGCACCCGGGTGTCGATCCAGCCGAAGGTCGTCGACGCCGGGCACCACCAGCGACGCCTGCTGCGGCTGACCGGGCTGGACGTGGAAGAGAACCAGGCCCGCCGTCTGCTCAACGACCTCGACGAGTTCGCCGCCCGCGTCTCCCGCCTGGGGTCGGACGAGGACATGGTGGCCCACGAGTGGCTCACCCGTGTGTTCGAGCCGGTCGTGAAGGCCATCCCGTGGGACCTGCGCGCCAAGCTCGAGCCCGCCGAGGTGTTCCACCAGGTGCTGGAGCACCGCTGGTACATGTCACAGGGCCGGGGCCGCTCGGTGCCGCTGGCCGAGACGCTGACGTCCTACATCGAGAACGTGCTGCGTCACCGCCGCGACGAGGCGACCGTCGTCGGCCCCGAGACGGAGACCCTGTCGGTCCTGATGTCCACCTCGGCCATCCCGGTGACCGACGACGAAGAAGAATCGGTCGACTGGCGCGACCTGGTCTGA
- a CDS encoding NAD(P)H-binding protein: protein MTRIAVIGGTGYAGRNIVAEAVDRGHTVISVARTVPGDRIEGATYLEGNILDVPSLVTSLEGVEVVVVATSPRGDMAGKMRDAIAQLVAALPEDVRVGVIGGAGGSLVAPGGPRLIDTDFPEEYKAESLELIGVLEDLKATDAARDWFFVHPAGAFGAWNVGERTGTYRDGGDVLVVDEAGESFISGPDLGVAVLDEIESPKHPRDRFTVGY from the coding sequence ATGACCCGCATCGCCGTCATCGGCGGCACCGGCTACGCCGGGCGCAACATCGTCGCCGAAGCGGTCGACCGCGGGCACACGGTGATCTCGGTCGCGCGCACGGTGCCGGGCGACCGCATCGAGGGTGCGACGTACCTGGAGGGCAACATCCTGGATGTGCCCTCGCTCGTCACGTCGCTGGAGGGTGTCGAGGTCGTCGTGGTGGCCACCTCGCCCCGCGGCGACATGGCCGGCAAGATGCGGGATGCCATCGCGCAGCTGGTCGCCGCACTGCCCGAAGACGTGCGGGTCGGCGTCATCGGCGGCGCAGGCGGGAGCCTGGTCGCTCCCGGTGGTCCCCGCCTGATCGACACCGACTTCCCCGAGGAGTACAAGGCGGAGTCGCTCGAGCTGATCGGCGTGCTGGAAGACCTGAAGGCGACGGATGCCGCCCGCGACTGGTTCTTCGTGCACCCCGCGGGCGCGTTCGGCGCCTGGAACGTGGGCGAGCGCACCGGAACCTATCGCGACGGCGGCGACGTGCTCGTCGTCGACGAGGCGGGGGAGTCGTTCATCTCCGGTCCCGACCTGGGCGTGGCGGTGCTCGACGAGATCGAGTCGCCGAAGCACCCGCGCGACCGCTTCACCGTGGGGTACTGA
- the rlmB gene encoding 23S rRNA (guanosine(2251)-2'-O)-methyltransferase RlmB: MVKPGRPGAGKGNKKGPTKGTGGKNKRSLEGRGPTPKAEDRAWHPAGKRKAAAERYAAAGGKGTPASKTGPRRATGRKDEDTETVTGRNSVLEALRAKIPATAFYIAQRVEMDDRVKEMLSLATNRGIPVLEVTRPELDRMAGFDGVHQGVALKVPPYEYAHPQDLLEEILEKGQTPLLVALDGITDPRNLGAIIRSTAAFGGQGVIVPQRRSASVNSAAWKTSAGAAARTPVAMAPNLTTTLKELKKQGLFVLGLDGAGDVSLPDLQLADRPVVIVVGSEGKGLSRLVTETCDQIVSIPISAATESLNAGIAASVALYQVSAMRSTKAGA; encoded by the coding sequence ATGGTTAAGCCAGGACGCCCCGGCGCAGGCAAGGGCAACAAGAAGGGCCCCACCAAGGGCACCGGCGGCAAGAACAAGCGTTCCCTGGAGGGGCGGGGTCCGACACCCAAGGCCGAGGACCGCGCCTGGCACCCCGCCGGCAAGCGCAAAGCCGCCGCGGAGCGCTACGCCGCCGCCGGCGGCAAGGGCACGCCCGCGTCCAAGACGGGTCCCCGTCGCGCCACCGGGCGCAAGGACGAAGACACCGAAACGGTCACCGGCCGCAACTCGGTGCTGGAGGCGCTGCGGGCCAAGATCCCCGCGACGGCGTTCTACATCGCCCAGCGGGTGGAGATGGACGACCGCGTCAAGGAGATGCTCTCGCTCGCCACCAACCGCGGCATCCCCGTGCTCGAGGTCACCCGCCCGGAGCTGGACCGCATGGCCGGGTTCGACGGCGTGCACCAGGGCGTCGCGCTGAAGGTCCCGCCGTACGAGTACGCGCACCCGCAGGACCTGCTGGAGGAGATCCTCGAGAAGGGGCAGACCCCGCTGCTGGTCGCCCTGGACGGCATCACCGACCCCCGCAACCTGGGCGCCATCATCCGCTCCACCGCCGCGTTCGGCGGGCAGGGCGTCATCGTCCCGCAGCGTCGCAGCGCGAGCGTCAACTCGGCCGCGTGGAAGACCAGCGCAGGCGCCGCCGCACGCACCCCCGTCGCGATGGCACCCAACCTCACGACCACGCTGAAGGAACTCAAGAAGCAGGGCCTGTTCGTGCTCGGGCTCGACGGTGCCGGCGACGTGTCGCTGCCGGACCTGCAGCTGGCCGACCGTCCGGTGGTCATCGTGGTGGGCTCCGAGGGCAAGGGCCTGTCGCGCCTCGTGACCGAGACCTGCGACCAGATCGTGTCGATCCCGATCTCGGCGGCGACCGAGTCGCTCAACGCCGGCATCGCGGCATCCGTCGCGCTGTACCAGGTGTCCGCGATGCGCTCCACGAAGGCCGGGGCATGA
- the cysS gene encoding cysteine--tRNA ligase, with protein sequence MTNRGSGVKLYDTKTQKLRDFVPADPANVTVYVCGPTVQSGPHIGHLRGALSFDILRRWLAHRFGRVTFVRNVTDIDDKVLANATPAEPWWALAYRMELEFTRAYSVIGILPPTYEPRATASIPQMQEIIAQLIAAGHAYAAGDGAGSGDVYFDVRSWPAYGELTRQSLDAMEPAADADPRGKRDPRDFALWKGAKPEEPADAAWESPWGRGRPGWHIECSAMARRYLGSSFDIHGGGLDLRFPHHENELAQSTAAGDAFAGYWVHNGLVTVGDQKMSKSLGNFLLAADVLGKRDPLVVRYALAAAHYRSNLDITDSSFDEADAALDRIRTFQTRAARTLGAGSWLTVADLPDAFTAAMDDDLGVPQALAVVHEHVRAGNAALDADDRDAAARAAVQVGRMTGLLGLNPEDPRWAAVDGGPTASALDALVQAMITQRAQARTDKDWPAADRIRDAIAAAGITLEDTPDGTHWSIDG encoded by the coding sequence GTGACGAACCGGGGATCGGGCGTGAAGCTCTACGACACGAAGACGCAGAAACTGCGCGACTTCGTCCCCGCCGACCCCGCCAACGTCACCGTCTACGTCTGCGGTCCCACCGTGCAGTCGGGTCCCCACATCGGGCACCTGCGCGGCGCGCTGAGCTTCGACATCCTGCGGCGGTGGCTCGCCCACCGCTTCGGGCGGGTCACCTTCGTGCGCAACGTCACCGACATCGACGACAAGGTGCTCGCCAACGCCACGCCCGCCGAGCCCTGGTGGGCGCTGGCGTACCGCATGGAACTGGAATTCACGCGTGCGTACTCGGTGATCGGCATCCTGCCGCCGACGTATGAGCCGCGTGCGACGGCGTCTATCCCGCAGATGCAGGAGATCATCGCCCAGCTCATCGCCGCCGGCCACGCCTACGCCGCCGGCGACGGCGCCGGCTCCGGGGACGTGTACTTCGACGTGCGCTCCTGGCCCGCCTACGGCGAGCTGACGCGGCAGTCGCTGGATGCGATGGAACCGGCCGCAGACGCCGACCCGCGTGGCAAGCGCGACCCCCGCGACTTCGCACTGTGGAAGGGCGCCAAGCCCGAGGAACCCGCGGATGCCGCGTGGGAGTCGCCGTGGGGACGCGGCCGGCCCGGCTGGCACATCGAATGCTCTGCCATGGCGCGGCGCTACCTCGGATCGTCGTTCGACATCCACGGCGGCGGCCTGGATCTGCGCTTCCCGCACCACGAGAACGAACTGGCCCAGTCCACCGCGGCGGGCGACGCGTTCGCCGGCTACTGGGTGCACAACGGCCTCGTGACCGTCGGTGACCAGAAGATGTCGAAGTCGCTGGGCAACTTCCTGCTCGCCGCTGACGTGCTCGGCAAGCGCGACCCGCTGGTGGTGCGGTACGCCCTCGCGGCGGCGCACTACCGCTCGAACCTCGACATCACGGATTCGTCCTTCGACGAGGCTGACGCCGCGCTCGATCGCATCCGCACCTTCCAGACCCGCGCGGCGCGCACGCTCGGCGCCGGCAGCTGGCTCACCGTGGCCGACCTGCCCGACGCCTTCACGGCGGCGATGGACGACGACCTCGGGGTGCCGCAGGCGCTCGCCGTAGTGCACGAGCACGTGCGGGCCGGAAACGCCGCACTCGACGCCGACGACCGTGACGCCGCCGCGCGAGCCGCGGTGCAGGTGGGACGCATGACGGGGCTGCTCGGACTCAACCCCGAAGACCCTCGCTGGGCCGCCGTCGACGGCGGGCCGACGGCATCCGCCCTCGACGCGCTCGTGCAGGCGATGATCACCCAGCGCGCTCAGGCGCGCACCGACAAGGACTGGCCAGCGGCCGACCGCATCCGCGATGCGATCGCCGCCGCCGGCATCACTCTGGAGGACACTCCGGACGGAACACATTGGAGTATCGATGGTTAA
- a CDS encoding EamA family transporter has protein sequence MLPVLAVLAAAVLFGTTGTSQALGPDDATPFGIGAVRLVIGGAGLAAIAFSLARRHRRVTPAAPRPTLDRRALLLMAATGGCLALYQPLFFAGTERNGVAVGTVIALGSAPVMAGALEWLLTRRLPSRAWMAATALATTGVVLLAFGGSAGASAGVDPWGLLGSLGAAASFAVIANAQRRLMDAGWDPFTVAAAMGAGAAACGILMLPFVDLSWVLTPTGLVMALWLGVATVAVAYTLFTLGLQRLTAATAATLTLAEPLTAGILGVALLGERLSALAVGGLVVLAVGLVLLAWGSRAPRDPQPYAVEG, from the coding sequence GTGCTTCCCGTTCTCGCCGTGCTCGCCGCCGCCGTACTGTTCGGCACGACCGGCACCTCGCAGGCGCTCGGACCGGACGACGCGACCCCCTTCGGCATCGGCGCGGTGCGCCTGGTGATCGGCGGTGCGGGGCTCGCCGCCATCGCCTTCTCCCTCGCGCGCCGGCATCGCCGCGTGACACCGGCGGCACCGCGCCCCACCCTCGACCGCCGCGCCCTGCTGCTGATGGCGGCGACCGGGGGGTGCCTGGCGCTGTACCAGCCGCTGTTCTTCGCCGGCACCGAACGCAACGGCGTCGCCGTGGGCACTGTGATCGCGCTGGGGTCGGCGCCGGTGATGGCGGGCGCGCTGGAGTGGCTGCTGACCCGGCGGCTGCCCAGCCGGGCCTGGATGGCCGCGACCGCACTGGCGACGACCGGCGTCGTGCTGCTCGCGTTCGGCGGCAGCGCGGGCGCCTCGGCGGGTGTGGATCCCTGGGGGCTGCTCGGTTCGCTCGGGGCCGCGGCGTCGTTCGCCGTCATCGCCAATGCGCAGCGACGGCTGATGGATGCCGGCTGGGACCCGTTCACGGTCGCTGCGGCCATGGGCGCCGGGGCCGCCGCCTGCGGCATCCTGATGCTGCCGTTCGTCGACCTGTCGTGGGTGCTCACCCCCACCGGCCTGGTGATGGCGCTGTGGCTGGGGGTGGCCACCGTCGCGGTGGCGTACACCCTGTTCACCTTGGGTCTGCAGCGGCTGACCGCGGCGACGGCGGCCACCCTGACGCTCGCGGAGCCGCTGACCGCCGGCATCCTGGGGGTCGCACTGCTCGGGGAACGGCTCAGCGCGCTGGCCGTGGGCGGGCTGGTGGTGCTGGCGGTGGGACTCGTGCTGCTGGCGTGGGGCTCCCGCGCACCGAGGGACCCGCAGCCGTATGCCGTGGAGGGATGA
- a CDS encoding GNAT family N-acetyltransferase, translated as MTLEIRSDDLTGAATRALVAAHLGDMHQHTPPESVHALGVDQLQDPAIRVWSAWVGDDLAGIGALKRLDDARGEIKSMRVAPAHLGTGVGRALVRHIMATARAEGLTSLWLETGAGDEFVAARSLYLSEGFTPCGPFDGYVEDRLSVFFTREL; from the coding sequence ATGACGCTCGAGATCCGCAGCGACGACCTGACCGGGGCGGCTACGCGCGCCCTCGTGGCCGCGCACCTGGGTGACATGCACCAGCACACCCCTCCGGAGAGCGTGCACGCGCTCGGCGTCGACCAGCTGCAGGACCCGGCGATCCGGGTGTGGTCGGCGTGGGTCGGCGATGACCTCGCAGGGATCGGCGCCCTGAAGCGGCTGGACGACGCCCGCGGTGAAATCAAGTCGATGCGGGTGGCGCCGGCGCACCTGGGCACCGGCGTCGGACGCGCGCTGGTGCGCCACATCATGGCGACGGCGCGCGCCGAGGGCCTCACCAGCCTGTGGCTCGAGACGGGAGCCGGTGACGAGTTCGTCGCGGCTCGGAGCCTCTACCTCAGCGAGGGCTTCACCCCGTGCGGGCCGTTCGACGGCTACGTCGAAGACCGGTTGTCGGTCTTCTTCACGCGCGAGCTCTGA